One region of Eupeodes corollae chromosome 1, idEupCoro1.1, whole genome shotgun sequence genomic DNA includes:
- the LOC129939357 gene encoding transcription initiation factor IIA subunit 2: protein MSYQLYRNTTLGNTLQESLDELIQFGQITPALAFKVLLQFDKCINTALNTRVKARVTFKANKLNTYRFCDNVWTLMLNDVEFREVHEFAKVDKVKIVACDGKSEIGN from the exons ATGTCCTATCAACTCTACAGAAACACCACTCTTGGAAATACCCTCCAAGAGAGCCTCGACGAACTTATTCAG TTTGGACAAATTACACCCGCATTAGCATTTAAGGTTCTGCTGCAATTCGACAAATGCATCAACACTGCACTTAACACCCGGGTAAAGGCTCGTGTCACATTTAAGGCGAACAAATTGAATACTTATCGATTCTGTGACAACGTCTGGACACTAATGCTGAACGACGTTGAATTTAGAGAAGTCCATGAGTTTGCCAAAGTCGATAAGGTTAAAATAGTTGCATGCGATGGAAAGAGTGAAATTGGTAACTAA
- the LOC129939301 gene encoding splicing factor U2af 38 kDa subunit-like, which yields MAEYLASIFGTEKDKVNCSFYFKIGACRHGDRCSRIHNKPTFSQTVVLQNLYVNPQNSAKSADGSHLVANVSDEEMQEHYDNFFEDVFVECEDKYGEIEELNVCDNLGDHLVGNVYIKFCNEVDAEKAATDLNNRWFGGRPVYSELSPVTDFREACCRQYEMGECTRSGFCNFMHLKPISRELRRYLYSRRRGGRSSRSKSRSPRRRRSRSRDRRRSRSRDNNRADGRKGRY from the exons ATGGCCGAATATTTGGCATCTATTTTTGGAACAGAAAAGGACAA GGTTAATTGCtcgttttactttaaaataggAGCATGTCGACATGGAGATAGATGCTCCCGTATCCATAACAAACCAACGTTCTCTCAAACCGTAGTTCTCCAGAATTTATACGTAAATCCACAGAACTCGGCTAAATCTGCTGATGGTAGTCATT TGGTTGCTAATGTATCGGACGAGGAAATGCAAGAGCATTATGACAATTTCTTCGAGGATGTATTCGTTGAATGTGAAGATAAATACGGTGAGATCGAAGAGCTTAATGTTTGTGACAATTTAGGTGATCACCTTGTCGGCAATGTTTATATCAAGTTCTGTAATGAAGTCGATGCCGAAAAGGCAGCAACAGATTTGAACAATCGTTGGTTTGGTGGACGACCTGTTTACTCTGAATTGTCCCCAGTTACCGACTTCCGAGAAGCCTGTTGTCGTCAATATGAGATGGGCGAATGCACTCGATCGGGATTCTGCAACTTTATGCACTTAAAACCAATTTCAAGGGAACTTAGAAG atatCTGTATTCACGCCGTCGTGGTGGACGATCATCTCGGTCAAAGTCACGTTCACCAAGAAGACGTCGCTCCAGGTCACGTGATCGTCGTCGTTCTCGCAGTCGAGACAATAATCGAGCTGACGGACGGAAAGGACGTTACTGA